One window of Lemur catta isolate mLemCat1 chromosome 3, mLemCat1.pri, whole genome shotgun sequence genomic DNA carries:
- the LOC123634889 gene encoding PRAME family member 12-like → MSLQSPPRLLELAGQNLVRNEALVMPPLEEVPVELFPPLFMEAFNGRRSEILKAMVQAWPFFCLPLGSLMKTPDLETLRVVLEGLDVLLAQKVRPRRWILQVLDLRNVDENFWVIESEAMTHACLPNAMSKRKTVKSCPSMGRQQPLKVFIDLCLEERPLDEFLTYLFLWVKQRKDLVHLCCTKLSIFATRIQKIRTVLRMVELDCIQVVEVNCNWKLSMLARFAPYLGEMINLRKLLLLQIYVSNLEKKDRFIAQFTTQFRKLDHLQRLYMNSVSFLEGHLDQVLRCLKTPLETLSITNCLLSESDLMDLSQCPSISQLKNLVLSGITLSDFSPEPLHLLLEKVAATLQTLDLDECGITDAQLAVILPALSRCTQLTTLSFCGNHISKATLENLLRHTHRLSELSLELYDVPLESYSAGGTICWRKLARFRAELRQLLKDLQQPKRILFSTALCPRCGRSAFYDLDLGQSCCSPPA, encoded by the exons ATGAGCCTCCAGAGTCCACCCAGACTCTTGGAACTGGCAGGGCAGAACCTGGTGAGAAACGAGGCCTTGGTCATGCCCCCTCTGGAGGAGGTGCCCGTGGAGCTCTTCCCACCACTGTTCATGGAGGCCTTCAACGGGAGACGCAGCGAGATCCTAAAGGCGATGGTGCAGGCCTGGcccttcttctgcctccctctgggGTCTCTAATGAAGACGCCTGACCTGGAGACCTTAAGAGTTGTGCTGGAGGGGCTCGATGTGCTGCTTGCCCAGAAGGTTCGCCCCAG GAGGTGGATCCTGCAAGTACTGGATTTGCGGAATGTTGATGAGAACTTCTGGGTCATAGAGTCTGAAGCAATGACCCATGCATGCTTACCAAATGCCATGAGTAAGAGGAAAACAGTGAAGAGTTGTCCGAGTATGGGAAGGCAGCAACCCTTGAAGGTGTTCATAGACCTTTGCCTCGAGGAAAGACCACTGGATGAGTTCCTCACCTACCTCTTCTTGTGGGTCAAGCAGAGGAAAGATTTAGTACACCTGTGCTGTACGAAGCTGAGCATTTTTGCGACGCGCATCCAAAAGATCAGAACTGTCCTAAGAATGGTGGAGCTGGACTGTATCCAGGTGGTAGAGGTGAATTGCAATTGGAAACTGTCCATGCTGGCAAGGTTTGCTCCTTACCTGGGCGAGATGATTAATCTTCGGAAACTACTTCTCCTCCAAATCTATGTGTCCAACCTAGAGAAGAAGGACAGGTTTATTGCCCAGTTCACGACTCAGTTCCGTAAGCTGGACCACCTCCAGAGGCTTTATATGAACTCCGTTTCCTTCCTTGAAGGCCACCTGGACCAGGTGCTCAG gtgCCTCAAGACCCCCTTGGAGACCCTCTCCATAACCAACTGCCTGCTTTCGGAATCGGACTTGATGGATTTGTCCCAGTGCCCAAGCATCAGTCAGCTGAAGAACCTGGTCCTGAGTGGAATCACACTGTCCGATTTCAGTCCTGAGCCCCTTCACCTTCTGCTAGAGAAAGTCGCTGCCACCCTCCAGACCCTGGACCTGGATGAATGCGGGATCACAGACGCCCAGCTCGCAGTCATCCTGCCTGCCCTGAGCCGCTGCACCCAGCTCACAACCCTCAGCTTCTGTGGGAACCACATCTCCAAGGCCACCCTGGAGAACCTGCTGCGACACACCCACAGGCTGAGCGAGTTAAGCCTAGAGCTGTATGATGTTCCTCTGGAGAGTTACAGCGCCGGCGGTACTATCTGCTGGAGGAAGCTTGCCCGATTTAGGGCTGAGCTAAGGCAGTTACTGAAGGATTTACAGCAGCCCAAGAGGATCTTATTTAGCACTGCCCTCTGCCCTCGCTGTGGCCGCAGTGCGTTCTATGACCTGGACCTTGGTCAATCCTGCTGTTCACCGCCTGCCTAG